One window of the Eucalyptus grandis isolate ANBG69807.140 chromosome 6, ASM1654582v1, whole genome shotgun sequence genome contains the following:
- the LOC104449232 gene encoding squalene monooxygenase SE1 — MAAGRLRNENSNGLCWVGGILASVLGVLILYRLVARKRRRNGRECVKRMRTAKDEESRSVNENGGGDFDVIVVGAGVAGSALAYTLGKDGRRVHVIERDLSEPDRIVGELLQPGGYLKLIELGLEDCVEKIDAQQVFGYALFKDGRNTRLSYPLEMFSSDVSGRSFHNGRFIQKMREKAATLPNVQLEQGTVTSLLEDNGTVKGIQYKTRTGQELTAYAPLTVVCDGCFSNLRRSLCDPKVDVPSCFVGLVLENCNLPYANHGHVILADPSPILFYPISSTEVRCLVDVPGQKVPSISNGEMANYLKTVVAPQVPPEILDAFVAAVDRGNMRTMPNRSMPAIPHPTPGALLMGDAFNMRHPLTGGGMTVALSDIVVLRDLLRPLRNLNDAPALCRYLESFYTLRKPVASTINTLAGALHKVFCASPDEARKEMRQACFDYLCLGGLFSTGPISLLSGLNPRPLSLVLHFFAVAIYGVGRLLLPFPSPKRIWIGFRLISGASGIIFPIIRAEGVRQMFFPATVPAYYRAPPVK; from the exons ATGGCGGCGGGTCGGCTTCGGAATGAGAATTCGAACGGGTTGTGCTGGGTGGGTGGCATCTTGGCCTCTGTTCTCGGAGTCTTGATTCTTTACCGTTTGGTTGCGAGAAAGAGGAGACGAAATGGGAGGGAATGCGTTAAAAGGATGAGAACCGCGAAGGACGAGGAGAGCAGATCGGTGAACGAAAATGGCGGGGGCGACTTTGACGTCATCGTCGTCGGAGCTGGGGTGGCTGGCTCTGCTCTCGCCTACACGCTCGGGAAG GACGGCCGCCGAGTGCATGTGATTGAAAGGGACTTGTCGGAGCCTGACCGGATTGTCGGAGAGCTATTGCAACCAGGTGGTTACCTCAAACTGATTGAGTTGGGACTTGAAG ATTGCGTGGAGAAAATTGATGCACAACAGGTGTTTGGTTATGCACTCTTCAAGGATGGACGAAATACACGACTTTCCTATCCACTGGAAATGTTTAGCTCTGATGTGTCTGGTAGGAGCTTCCACAATGGCCGCTTCATACAGAAAATGCGGGAAAAAGCAGCCACTCTCCCCAA CGTGCAACTGGAGCAAGGGACAGTCACTTCTTTGCTTGAAGACAATGGAACTGTCAAAGGAATCCAATACAAGACAAGAACAGGTCAAGAGCTCACTGCATATGCACCCTTGACCGTTGTTTGTGATGGATGCTTCTCGAATTTGCGACGTTCCCTTTGCGATCCCAAG GTTGATGTGCCGTCCTGTTTTGTTGGTCTAGTTCTGGAGAACTGCAACCTTCCTTATGCGAACCATGGGCACGTCATTTTAGCTGATCCCTCTCCAATCCTCTTTTACCCCATCAGTAGCACCGAGGTCCGCTGTCTGGTTGACGTACCAGGCCAAAAGGTGCCTTCAATTTCAAACGGGGAAATGGCAAACTATCTAAAAACCGTGGTAGCACCTCAG GTTCCCCCTGAAATCCTTGATGCCTTTGTGGCAGCGGTGGATAGAGGAAACATGCGGACCATGCCAAACAGAAGCATGCCGGCCATTCCACATCCCACTCCAGGAGCTTTGCTAATGGGGGACGCTTTCAATATGCGTCATCCGTTAACCGGAGGAGGAATGACCGTGGCACTCTCTGATATTGTTGTGCTACGGGATCTTCTACGGCCTTTGAGGAACCTCAATGATGCGCCTGCTCTCTGCAGATATCTCGAATCATTCTACACGTTGCGTAAG CCGGTGGCATCCACGATAAATACGCTGGCAGGGGCTTTGCACAAGGTCTTTTGTGCATCGCCCGATGAAGCAAGGAAGGAGATGCGACAGGCATGCTTCGACTATCTTTGCCTTGGGGGCTTGTTCTCGACAGGACCCATTTCTTTGCTCTCCGGTCTGAATCCTCGTCCACTGAGCTTGGTTCTCCATTTCTTTGCGGTTGCGATCTATGGTGTGGGGCGTTTGTTGCTGCCGTTCCCTTCTCCCAAACGCATCTGGATCGGATTCAGATTAATTTCG GGCGCATCCGGGATTATATTCCCGATCATCCGAGCAGAAGGGGTTAGGCAAATGTTCTTCCCGGCGACTGTCCCAGCATATTACAGAGCTCCACCGGTCAAGTGA
- the LOC104449231 gene encoding uncharacterized protein LOC104449231, which produces MGREGGDPNRGNPNRASQGKEEEEMKLWGVLVFGLIGATATTLAVSRLRQTVNWVYAQLTRSHESAKSFRTAFQEDAWKRYNRRMQEAYEEEMERVERIKRMQSVFNRERSKYNRGYQSWNENDAGAYNQQFQRDDWYWKADTSSRYRSTNFRRAPRENANYPLSHHYSVLGLDRSRKTPYTDSEIKTAFRAKALEFHPDQNQNNKVAAEAKFKEVMVSYEAIKKERENTRT; this is translated from the exons atggGGAGGGAGGGCGGAGACCCGAATCGGGGAAATCCGAACCGGGCGAGCCAggggaaagaggaggaggagatgaagcTCTGGGGCGTTCTGGTCTTCGGCCTAATTGGCGCCACAGCTACAACTTTGGCG GTTTCTCGTCTTCGGCAAACCGTAAATTGGGTCTATGCTCAG TTAACCAGGTCGCATGAATCGGCAAAATCTTTCAGAACGGCTTTTCAAGAGGATGCTTGGAAGAGATACAACCGACGAATGCAGGAGGCatatgaagaagaaatggagagagTG GAGCGCATAAAGCGTATGCAGAGTGTGTTTAATAGAGAAAGGAGTAAATATAATAGGGGGTATCAGAGCTGGAATGAAAATGATGCTGGTGCATATAATCAGCAATTCCAGCGGGATGATTGGTATTGGAAGGCAGATACATCATCCAGATATCGAAGTACTAATTTCAGGAGAGCTCCGAGGGAGAATGCAAACTACCCATTGTCACATCATTACTCTGTATTGGGCCTTGATAG GTCAAGGAAGACACCATACACGGATTCTGAGATCAAG ACGGCATTTAGGGCCAAGGCATTGGAGTTTCATCCGGATCAGAACCAGAATAACAAAG TGGCTGCTGAGGCGAAGTTCAAAGAAGTAATGGTGTCTTACGAGGCCATAAAAAAAGAACGGGAAAATACTAGGACCTAA